In a single window of the Coriobacteriia bacterium genome:
- a CDS encoding PIG-L family deacetylase → MADVVCVGAHPDDVEIGMGGTVAALAARGADVLIVDLTDGEPTPHGTHERRMAEAAEAARLLGCRRVTLELPNRYLFDSVEARTALAEVLRAERPTVLFVPYPEDAHPDHLAASRIAEAARFYAKFTKTDMTGEPHYAARVYRYMAVHLRLVREPSFLADITATLPAKLAALGAYGSQFGDNPANTGIVELMEQGARMWGGIGRVGAAEPFFALEPPVVRSVLDLI, encoded by the coding sequence ATGGCAGACGTCGTGTGCGTCGGTGCGCATCCTGACGATGTTGAGATCGGGATGGGCGGTACCGTGGCCGCGCTCGCCGCGCGGGGTGCGGATGTGCTGATCGTGGACCTCACCGACGGCGAGCCTACGCCGCACGGGACCCACGAGCGGCGGATGGCCGAGGCGGCCGAGGCCGCGCGCCTGCTCGGATGCAGGAGAGTGACGCTCGAACTCCCCAACCGATACCTGTTCGACAGCGTGGAGGCTCGCACCGCGCTTGCCGAGGTGCTGCGCGCCGAACGGCCGACGGTGTTGTTCGTCCCGTATCCGGAAGACGCCCACCCGGATCACCTCGCCGCGTCGCGGATCGCCGAGGCCGCCCGGTTCTACGCGAAGTTCACGAAGACCGACATGACCGGCGAGCCGCACTACGCCGCGCGCGTGTACCGCTATATGGCGGTCCATCTGCGGCTCGTGCGTGAGCCGTCGTTCCTCGCCGACATCACCGCCACGCTCCCTGCCAAGCTCGCTGCGCTCGGTGCGTATGGCTCACAGTTCGGCGACAACCCGGCGAACACCGGGATCGTCGAGCTGATGGAGCAGGGCGCCCGCATGTGGGGCGGCATCGGCCGGGTCGGCGCCGCCGAACCCTTCTTCGCGCTCGAGCCGCCGGTCGTGCGCTCCGTCCTCGACCTCATCTAG
- a CDS encoding ferredoxin family protein, giving the protein MGKPVVDPDLCTACGICVDECPTSALDLEDTAILARPDDCSECGTCADVCPNEAITLK; this is encoded by the coding sequence ATGGGTAAGCCGGTTGTCGATCCCGATCTGTGTACCGCCTGCGGCATCTGCGTCGATGAGTGCCCCACGAGCGCCCTCGACCTTGAGGATACGGCCATTCTCGCCCGCCCGGATGACTGCAGCGAGTGCGGGACCTGCGCTGATGTGTGCCCGAACGAGGCCATCACGCTCAAGTAG
- a CDS encoding diacylglycerol kinase family lipid kinase, producing the protein MTSGKMLLIVNPAAKHGETETLVPAIRQLLQSAPHDLVLTTHMGHAAELAESARGYDVLVAVGGDGTVHEVLNGIMRRPEGDRPALGLIPTGSGNDTRRTLGIPADVADATLALTRGELHRFDVGLCNGVYFNNSFAAGLDARVTAKAVEYKFTTKRSGLWLYLTALLHVLFHELYPHHVRVTWDGAEPVEDDLLIVAATIGPTYGGGFFITPDAVADDGLLEVCTIDPLSLPGALVRLPFVIFGKHTKFKVVQMSRRRTIVIESDEPMPAQLDGEVMVDRRFAISILPGAIECVVPRR; encoded by the coding sequence ATGACCTCCGGCAAGATGCTTCTCATCGTGAACCCGGCCGCAAAGCACGGCGAGACCGAGACGCTCGTTCCCGCGATCAGGCAGCTTCTGCAGAGCGCCCCGCACGACCTTGTCCTGACGACGCATATGGGTCACGCGGCCGAGCTTGCCGAGTCCGCCAGGGGCTATGACGTGCTCGTCGCCGTCGGCGGTGACGGCACCGTCCACGAGGTGCTGAACGGCATCATGCGGCGCCCCGAGGGCGATCGCCCCGCGCTCGGCCTCATCCCCACCGGAAGCGGCAACGACACGCGCCGGACGCTCGGCATCCCCGCCGATGTGGCCGACGCGACCCTCGCGCTCACCCGCGGCGAGCTTCACCGGTTCGACGTCGGCCTGTGCAACGGCGTCTACTTCAACAACTCGTTCGCGGCCGGTCTCGACGCACGAGTCACCGCGAAGGCAGTCGAGTACAAGTTCACCACCAAGCGGTCGGGACTCTGGCTGTACCTCACCGCTCTGCTGCACGTGCTCTTCCACGAGCTCTACCCGCATCACGTCCGCGTGACCTGGGACGGCGCCGAGCCGGTGGAAGACGACCTCCTCATCGTCGCGGCGACCATCGGCCCCACGTACGGCGGCGGATTCTTCATCACTCCGGATGCGGTGGCCGACGACGGACTCCTCGAAGTCTGCACCATCGACCCACTATCCCTTCCGGGCGCGCTCGTCCGGCTCCCCTTCGTGATCTTCGGCAAACACACGAAGTTCAAGGTCGTACAGATGTCGCGACGACGCACGATCGTGATCGAGAGCGACGAGCCGATGCCGGCGCAGCTCGATGGAGAGGTCATGGTGGACCGGCGGTTCGCGATCTCGATCCTGCCGGGCGCCATCGAGTGCGTCGTGCCGAGGAGATGA
- a CDS encoding glycosyltransferase family 2 protein, with amino-acid sequence MTSSCPDAVVLPVYNEGGTVSSVLDAVRRVYDGMVIVVDDGSDDETPLVLAERDDIVVIAHAANAGYGRSLIDGFAAALAAGADAVVTMDCDGQHEPAHIPEFLTALGDCDIASGSRYLGASPVVGMAPPSRQDVNRRVTTAINAATGWSLTDAFCGFKAYRASALRSMRLTEPGYAMPLELWAEAHRAELCVIELPVARIYFDGDRSFGQDLDDPDRRLGYYLRVWEHALAREA; translated from the coding sequence GTGACCTCGAGCTGCCCTGACGCAGTCGTGCTGCCCGTCTACAACGAGGGCGGCACGGTCTCCAGCGTCCTGGACGCGGTGCGGCGTGTCTACGACGGCATGGTGATCGTGGTCGACGACGGCTCCGATGACGAGACGCCGCTCGTACTTGCCGAGCGCGATGACATCGTGGTGATCGCCCACGCCGCCAACGCAGGGTACGGCCGCTCGCTCATCGACGGCTTCGCTGCGGCGCTCGCCGCTGGCGCGGATGCAGTCGTGACGATGGACTGCGACGGACAGCACGAGCCGGCCCATATCCCTGAGTTCCTGACGGCGCTCGGTGACTGCGACATTGCGTCGGGGAGCCGCTATCTGGGGGCAAGTCCCGTGGTGGGGATGGCCCCTCCGTCGCGTCAGGACGTCAACCGCCGCGTCACTACGGCGATCAATGCGGCGACTGGCTGGTCGCTCACCGACGCCTTCTGCGGCTTCAAGGCGTATCGCGCGAGCGCGTTGCGCTCGATGCGACTCACCGAGCCGGGCTACGCCATGCCGCTCGAGCTATGGGCCGAGGCGCATCGGGCCGAGCTGTGCGTGATCGAGCTGCCTGTCGCGCGCATCTACTTCGACGGCGACCGGTCCTTCGGCCAGGACCTCGATGATCCCGACCGCCGTCTCGGGTACTATCTGCGGGTGTGGGAGCATGCCCTCGCAAGGGAGGCCTGA
- a CDS encoding glycerol-3-phosphate acyltransferase, with the protein MSATLLEGLTIQTVLIALGALLGAYLFGSIPWAYIIVHLVTGEDVTEHGTGNVGAMNVRRTTGSWGWFAVAMLADISKGVLPVAVAKWFALNTLLVPVGVAAPELPDPSLALIPMGAVAGAVIGHNYSCWMAIIKRRFGRTGKGLATGAGALLAYDWRYFVAVVVVGLLTIAITRYMMAGQVIAAVTLPVTALVLRSPDWWFALVMGALVYLAHHKRFMGLLRGQEPKFYINDRSGPRG; encoded by the coding sequence GTGAGCGCGACACTCCTCGAGGGCCTCACCATCCAGACCGTGCTCATCGCGCTCGGTGCGCTCCTGGGAGCCTACCTCTTCGGCTCGATCCCCTGGGCATACATCATCGTTCACCTCGTGACTGGAGAGGACGTCACCGAGCACGGCACGGGCAACGTGGGCGCGATGAACGTTCGGCGGACGACCGGGTCGTGGGGCTGGTTCGCCGTCGCGATGCTCGCGGACATCAGCAAAGGCGTTCTCCCGGTGGCTGTGGCGAAGTGGTTCGCGCTCAACACGCTGCTGGTTCCCGTCGGTGTTGCAGCACCGGAACTGCCGGATCCCTCACTCGCGCTCATACCGATGGGCGCGGTGGCCGGCGCCGTTATCGGCCACAACTACTCGTGCTGGATGGCGATCATCAAGCGCCGCTTCGGGCGGACCGGCAAGGGGCTCGCTACCGGCGCGGGCGCCTTGCTTGCGTACGACTGGCGGTACTTCGTCGCAGTCGTCGTCGTCGGACTGCTCACGATCGCCATCACGCGCTACATGATGGCAGGCCAGGTGATCGCGGCCGTCACGCTACCGGTGACCGCGCTGGTGCTTCGCTCGCCCGACTGGTGGTTCGCACTCGTGATGGGCGCGCTGGTGTACCTTGCTCACCACAAACGCTTCATGGGGCTGCTGCGTGGCCAGGAGCCGAAGTTCTACATCAACGACCGCAGCGGGCCGAGGGGCTGA
- a CDS encoding OsmC family protein, whose product MDVVNVKWNGKRRFVGWDEAGHGVVMDAPAGPTADGSGARPVELVLYALAGCTGMDVISILEKKRQTVTDFSLVVHGTQREDGYPHIYKRIEVEYIVTGVDVKPEAVARAIELSEEKYCSVRGMFGPQVEVVTSYRVVEAEL is encoded by the coding sequence ATGGATGTCGTCAACGTGAAGTGGAACGGCAAGCGCCGGTTCGTTGGCTGGGACGAAGCCGGACACGGTGTGGTCATGGACGCGCCGGCGGGTCCCACGGCAGATGGCAGCGGCGCGCGTCCCGTCGAACTCGTCCTGTATGCGCTCGCCGGGTGTACGGGCATGGATGTCATCTCCATCCTCGAGAAGAAGCGGCAGACGGTCACCGACTTCAGCCTGGTCGTCCACGGCACCCAGCGCGAGGACGGCTACCCGCACATCTACAAGCGGATCGAGGTCGAGTACATCGTGACCGGCGTCGACGTCAAGCCGGAGGCGGTCGCGCGAGCGATCGAGCTTTCCGAGGAGAAGTACTGCTCGGTGCGCGGCATGTTCGGTCCTCAGGTCGAGGTCGTGACGAGCTACCGGGTCGTCGAGGCGGAACTCTAG